The following proteins come from a genomic window of Streptomyces sp. Sge12:
- a CDS encoding GNAT family N-acetyltransferase → MVLADGDVTLRPIKLRDQKAWREVNRRNRDWLRPWEATIPPPAPWGPVIQRPTYRQMVRHLRAEANAGRMLPFVIEYQGRLVGQLTVAGITWGSMCAGHIGYWVDREVAGRGVMPTAVALAVDHCFGKVGLHRIEVCIRPENLPSRRVVEKLGLREEGLRPRYLHIDGAWRDHLVYAVTVEEVPEGLLRRWHRARHAQSPPKAPPK, encoded by the coding sequence GTGGTCCTGGCGGACGGCGACGTCACGCTCCGGCCGATAAAGCTGCGGGACCAGAAGGCCTGGCGCGAGGTCAACCGGCGCAACCGCGACTGGCTCCGGCCGTGGGAGGCCACGATCCCGCCGCCCGCACCGTGGGGGCCGGTGATCCAGCGGCCCACGTACCGCCAGATGGTCCGCCATCTGCGGGCGGAGGCGAACGCGGGCCGGATGCTGCCCTTCGTCATCGAGTACCAGGGCCGTCTGGTGGGCCAGCTGACGGTCGCCGGGATCACCTGGGGCTCGATGTGCGCGGGCCACATCGGCTACTGGGTGGACCGCGAGGTGGCGGGCCGCGGCGTGATGCCGACGGCGGTCGCGCTGGCCGTGGACCACTGCTTCGGGAAGGTCGGCCTGCACCGGATCGAGGTGTGCATCCGCCCCGAGAACCTGCCGAGCCGGCGGGTCGTGGAGAAGCTGGGCCTGCGCGAGGAGGGGCTGCGTCCGCGGTACCTGCACATCGACGGCGCCTGGCGCGACCACCTCGTCTACGCGGTCACGGTGGAGGAGGTTCCGGAGGGGCTGCTGCGCCGCTGGCACCGGGCGCGGCACGCGCAGTCCCCGCCGAAGGCTCCGCCGAAATAG
- the sepX gene encoding divisome protein SepX/GlpR, protein MSSSGLIYAVIVGAWAAYLVPMWLRRQDELNEARPTERFSTAIRLLSGRAGMERRYAKGLRERGDEQAEPQPHADPDAATEKVDSVDADARAFVVPPTRAEPRPATAEREQRAERARREQRLQVLARRRRTTALLFLVFTLGAVVAAVGGLRYLWAPAVPALLLSTYIVHLRVQERRRYEFTMDRRRAEAAARQLRENRPSRREPEAASGGEPDPAPPVSPQEAGRRALVEQTDHAEWVDQQRERERGPARGDSWEPVPVPLPTYVTAPVAPRATGPAAPDAWSATRSSTAEPTEPRLRAQPGPPKPDPKPQTTPRPRGQGKGRTPLFDQYEGEDRPRAANE, encoded by the coding sequence GTGAGCAGCAGCGGCCTCATCTACGCAGTCATTGTCGGGGCCTGGGCCGCCTACTTGGTGCCCATGTGGCTCCGGAGGCAGGACGAGCTGAACGAAGCCCGTCCGACGGAACGCTTCTCCACTGCCATTCGGCTGCTTTCCGGCCGGGCGGGAATGGAGCGCCGTTACGCCAAGGGGCTGCGTGAGCGCGGTGACGAGCAGGCGGAGCCCCAGCCCCACGCGGACCCGGACGCCGCGACGGAGAAGGTTGATTCCGTCGACGCCGACGCCCGGGCCTTTGTCGTGCCCCCGACCCGGGCGGAGCCGAGACCGGCCACCGCCGAACGGGAGCAGCGCGCGGAGCGGGCCCGGCGCGAACAGCGCCTCCAGGTCCTCGCGCGCCGCCGGCGCACGACCGCGCTCCTCTTCCTCGTCTTCACCCTCGGCGCCGTCGTCGCCGCGGTCGGCGGCCTGCGCTACCTGTGGGCGCCCGCCGTGCCGGCCCTCCTGCTGAGCACGTACATCGTGCACCTGCGGGTACAGGAGCGGCGGCGCTACGAGTTCACGATGGACCGGCGTCGCGCCGAGGCGGCCGCGCGGCAGCTGCGGGAGAACCGCCCCAGCCGCCGTGAGCCCGAGGCGGCGTCCGGCGGCGAACCGGACCCTGCGCCACCGGTGTCCCCGCAGGAGGCCGGGCGGCGCGCGCTGGTCGAGCAGACCGACCACGCCGAGTGGGTGGACCAGCAGCGCGAGCGCGAACGCGGCCCCGCCCGCGGTGACAGCTGGGAGCCGGTCCCGGTCCCGCTGCCGACGTACGTGACGGCCCCGGTGGCCCCCCGCGCCACGGGTCCCGCGGCCCCGGACGCCTGGAGCGCGACCCGCTCCAGCACGGCCGAACCGACGGAACCCCGCCTGCGCGCCCAGCCCGGCCCCCCGAAGCCGGACCCGAAGCCCCAGACCACCCCGCGCCCCCGCGGCCAGGGCAAGGGCCGCACCCCGCTGTTCGACCAGTACGAGGGCGAGGACCGCCCGCGCGCCGCGAACGAGTGA
- a CDS encoding alpha/beta fold hydrolase, protein MRRPPHVVSGAYAPPAARRELVAVSADGARLHVEVHGEEGAPAVVLAHGWTCSTAFWAAQIRALAATHRVVAYDQRGHGRSPAARTHSTTALADDLVAVLEAALAPGERAVVAGHSMGGMTIMAAAARPEFTEHAAAALLCSTGSSRLVDEAQVLPVRAGRARTRVTGAVLGARAPLGPVTPVARKILKYATMGPGSAPDKVEACARIVHACPTGVRHAWSQVLAGLDLDADVARLAVPTAVIGGTADRLTPIVHARALAATLPNCVGLTELTGMGHMTPIEAPEAVTGALRELAELYLDTTGTGLDTTEKEKTP, encoded by the coding sequence GTGAGGCGCCCGCCGCACGTCGTCTCCGGCGCCTACGCCCCGCCCGCCGCGCGGCGCGAGCTCGTCGCCGTCTCCGCCGACGGGGCCCGGCTGCACGTCGAGGTCCACGGGGAGGAGGGCGCGCCGGCCGTGGTGCTGGCCCACGGCTGGACCTGTTCCACCGCCTTCTGGGCCGCGCAGATACGGGCCCTGGCGGCCACCCACCGGGTCGTCGCCTACGACCAGCGCGGGCACGGGCGCAGCCCCGCCGCCCGCACGCACAGCACCACCGCCCTCGCCGACGACCTGGTGGCGGTCCTGGAGGCCGCCCTCGCCCCGGGGGAGCGCGCGGTCGTCGCCGGGCACTCCATGGGCGGCATGACGATCATGGCGGCCGCGGCCCGGCCGGAGTTCACCGAGCACGCCGCGGCCGCGCTGCTGTGCAGCACCGGCAGCTCCCGGCTGGTCGACGAGGCGCAGGTGCTGCCGGTGCGCGCCGGGCGCGCCCGGACCCGTGTCACCGGCGCGGTCCTCGGCGCCCGCGCCCCCCTGGGGCCGGTCACGCCCGTCGCCCGGAAGATCCTGAAGTACGCCACCATGGGCCCCGGTTCCGCGCCCGACAAGGTCGAGGCGTGCGCCCGTATCGTCCACGCCTGCCCCACCGGGGTGCGCCACGCGTGGTCCCAGGTGCTGGCCGGGCTGGACCTCGACGCGGACGTGGCCCGCCTCGCCGTGCCCACCGCCGTCATCGGCGGCACCGCCGACCGGCTCACCCCGATCGTGCACGCCCGCGCCCTGGCCGCCACACTGCCGAACTGCGTGGGCCTGACCGAGCTCACCGGCATGGGGCACATGACCCCCATCGAGGCACCCGAGGCCGTCACCGGCGCCCTGCGCGAGCTGGCCGAGCTGTACCTCGACACCACCGGAACCGGGCTCGACACCACCGAGAAGGAGAAGACACCGTGA
- the moaC gene encoding cyclic pyranopterin monophosphate synthase MoaC, whose translation MSTESRLTHIDEAGAARMVDVSGKDVTTRTARASGRVLVAPRVIELLRGEGVPKGDALATARIAGIMGAKKTPDLIPLCHPLAVSGVTVDLRVADDAVEILATVKTTDRTGVEMEALTAVAVAGLTVIDMVKAVDKGAVITDVRVEEKTGGKSGDWARS comes from the coding sequence ATGAGTACCGAGAGCAGGCTCACCCACATCGACGAGGCCGGCGCGGCCCGGATGGTCGACGTGTCCGGGAAGGACGTCACCACCCGGACGGCGCGGGCCAGCGGACGCGTACTCGTCGCGCCGCGGGTGATCGAGCTGCTGCGCGGCGAGGGTGTGCCCAAGGGGGACGCCCTCGCCACCGCGCGGATCGCCGGGATCATGGGCGCGAAGAAGACGCCCGACCTGATCCCGCTGTGCCACCCGCTGGCGGTCTCGGGCGTCACGGTCGATCTGCGGGTCGCCGACGACGCCGTCGAGATCCTCGCCACCGTGAAGACCACCGACCGCACGGGCGTCGAGATGGAGGCGCTGACCGCCGTCGCGGTCGCCGGCCTCACCGTGATCGACATGGTGAAGGCGGTCGACAAGGGCGCCGTCATCACGGACGTCCGGGTGGAGGAGAAGACCGGCGGCAAGTCCGGCGACTGGGCACGCTCGTGA
- a CDS encoding linear amide C-N hydrolase — protein sequence MCTRILWNTGDHAVLTGRTMDWPESTEPVLTVLPRGQERDGGTLAGATVVGDNPLRWTSRFASLVTTVYGAGTADGLNEAGLGAHMLYLDSTDPGPRDPGTPGLQIALWIQYLLDGAATVREALFLLDACQLVPVEMHGFRATVHVALEDASGDSAIIEYIAGERRVHHDRSYTIMTNEPPYDEQLHLLREQVRRVKELGHDGPGSEVPLPGNVNAVDRFQRAAYFGALLPEPADDRQAVAAILAVTRNASVPFGAPYREGRFRTYNTEYRTVCDLTNKRYCFELSTSPNLLWAELDRFDLSPGAPAMTLDPDDIDLAGNVSSRFTPSPAPF from the coding sequence ATGTGCACGCGCATCCTGTGGAACACCGGCGACCACGCGGTTCTCACCGGCCGGACGATGGACTGGCCGGAGTCGACGGAGCCGGTCCTGACCGTCCTGCCCCGGGGGCAGGAGCGGGACGGCGGCACGCTCGCGGGTGCCACCGTCGTCGGGGACAACCCCCTGCGGTGGACGAGCAGGTTCGCCAGCCTCGTGACGACCGTCTACGGCGCCGGAACGGCCGACGGCCTCAACGAGGCCGGTCTCGGCGCCCACATGCTGTACCTGGACAGCACCGACCCCGGCCCCCGCGACCCCGGCACGCCGGGCCTCCAGATCGCCCTGTGGATCCAGTACCTGCTGGACGGCGCCGCGACCGTGCGGGAGGCGCTGTTCCTGCTCGACGCCTGCCAGCTGGTGCCGGTCGAGATGCACGGCTTCCGGGCCACGGTGCACGTGGCGCTGGAGGACGCCTCGGGAGACTCCGCGATCATCGAGTACATCGCGGGCGAGCGCCGGGTCCACCACGACCGCAGCTACACGATCATGACGAACGAGCCCCCCTACGACGAACAGCTGCACCTGCTGCGGGAGCAGGTGCGCAGGGTCAAGGAGCTCGGCCACGACGGGCCCGGCAGCGAAGTCCCGCTGCCCGGGAACGTCAACGCGGTCGACCGCTTCCAGCGCGCCGCCTACTTCGGCGCCCTGCTGCCCGAGCCCGCGGACGACCGGCAGGCGGTCGCCGCCATCCTGGCGGTGACCCGCAACGCCTCGGTGCCCTTCGGCGCGCCGTACCGCGAGGGGCGCTTCCGGACCTACAACACCGAGTACCGCACCGTCTGCGACCTCACCAACAAGCGGTACTGCTTCGAACTGTCCACGAGCCCGAACCTCCTGTGGGCCGAACTCGACCGCTTCGACCTCTCCCCCGGCGCCCCGGCCATGACCCTGGACCCCGACGACATCGACCTCGCCGGCAACGTCTCGTCCCGCTTCACCCCGTCACCCGCACCGTTCTGA
- a CDS encoding GNAT family N-acetyltransferase, giving the protein MSHRIDLRTVPYDHPDAVKLNDQVQLEYQERYDGEGDATFLDPAMFVPPQGRYLLAYDATGTAVASGGWRSQDENDEGYADGDAEVKRMYVVPEARGLGLARRILATLEDDARAAGRRRMVLETGDQQPEAIALYLSSGYTLSAKFGHYRHHDSSRCMTKPL; this is encoded by the coding sequence ATGTCTCACCGGATAGACCTCCGCACCGTGCCGTACGACCACCCGGACGCGGTCAAACTCAACGACCAGGTCCAGCTGGAGTACCAGGAGCGGTACGACGGTGAGGGCGACGCCACCTTCCTGGACCCGGCGATGTTCGTCCCGCCGCAGGGCCGCTACCTGCTGGCCTACGACGCCACGGGCACCGCGGTGGCCAGCGGCGGCTGGCGCAGCCAGGACGAGAACGACGAGGGCTACGCGGACGGCGACGCGGAAGTCAAGCGCATGTACGTCGTCCCCGAGGCCCGCGGCCTGGGCCTGGCCCGCCGCATCCTGGCCACCCTGGAGGACGACGCCCGCGCGGCGGGCCGCCGGCGCATGGTCCTCGAAACCGGCGACCAGCAGCCGGAGGCGATAGCCCTCTACCTCTCCTCGGGCTACACCCTGTCGGCGAAGTTCGGCCACTACCGCCACCACGACTCCAGCCGCTGCATGACGAAGCCCCTTTGA
- a CDS encoding SDR family oxidoreductase: MSARRSLEGQVAVVTGAARGVGELLARKLSARGAKVALVGLEPEALKEVSERLHTDSDHWYADVTDHAAMARVAEEVKQRFGKVDLVVANAGVAAGGPFVDSDPDAWRRVIEVNLVGGAVTARAFLPVLMESRGYFLQIASLAAITPAPMMTAYCASKSGVEAFAHCLRAEVAHKGVKVGVGYLSWTDTDMVRGADQDEVMRELRQRLPWPSNRTYPLGPAVDRIVAGIERRSPHVYAQWWLRGMQGLRGYLPGMIATVGQREMRHFEPRLGQVSKGLVGAGGAADEKERTQSH, from the coding sequence GTGAGCGCTCGCAGGAGTCTGGAAGGCCAGGTCGCCGTCGTCACCGGTGCCGCCCGGGGGGTCGGCGAGCTGCTTGCGCGCAAGCTGTCGGCCCGCGGGGCGAAGGTCGCCCTCGTCGGTCTGGAGCCGGAGGCCCTCAAGGAGGTCTCCGAGCGGCTGCACACCGACAGCGACCACTGGTACGCCGACGTCACCGATCACGCGGCCATGGCCCGGGTCGCCGAGGAGGTCAAGCAGCGCTTCGGCAAGGTGGACCTCGTCGTCGCCAATGCGGGCGTGGCCGCCGGCGGGCCGTTCGTCGACTCGGACCCGGACGCCTGGCGCCGGGTGATCGAGGTCAACCTGGTCGGCGGGGCCGTCACCGCCCGCGCCTTCCTGCCCGTACTGATGGAGAGCCGCGGCTACTTCCTCCAGATCGCCTCGCTCGCCGCGATCACCCCGGCGCCGATGATGACCGCCTACTGCGCCTCCAAGTCCGGGGTCGAGGCCTTCGCGCACTGCCTGCGCGCGGAGGTCGCACACAAGGGGGTGAAGGTCGGGGTCGGTTACCTCTCCTGGACCGACACGGACATGGTGCGCGGGGCCGACCAGGACGAGGTCATGCGGGAGTTGCGGCAGCGGCTGCCGTGGCCGTCGAACCGTACGTACCCGCTGGGGCCGGCCGTCGACCGGATCGTCGCGGGCATCGAGCGGCGCTCGCCGCACGTGTACGCGCAGTGGTGGCTGCGCGGCATGCAGGGGCTGCGCGGCTATCTGCCCGGCATGATCGCCACGGTCGGGCAGCGCGAGATGAGGCACTTCGAGCCGCGCCTGGGCCAGGTGTCCAAGGGGCTCGTCGGGGCCGGCGGGGCCGCCGACGAGAAGGAGCGCACACAGAGTCACTGA
- a CDS encoding flavin-containing monooxygenase — MGGREGREHVRVAVIGSGFGGLGAAVRLRREGITDFVVLERADSVGGTWRDNSYPGCACDVPSHLYSFSFAPNPDWPRTFSGQPAIRAYLEHVADTFGLRPHIRLDSEVLMMRWDADELRWEIETAQGGLTADVVVSATGPLSEPKLPEVPGLAGFPGKVFHSARWDHDYDLTGKRVAMIGTGASAIQIVPAIAPDVERLTLFQRTPPWVMPRTDRAISAVERWLHRQLPFTRAARRGLLWGLRELQVSAFTKRPNQLGLVEALAKANMARSIKDPELRARLTPSYRIGCKRILLSSEYYPALARPDVDLVASGLKEVRGSVLVAADGTEAEVDAIIFGTGFHVTDMPIADRVVGAEGRTLAEEWKDGMQSLRGATAAGFPNWMTIIGPNTGLGNSSMILMIESQLNYMADYLRQLGMLGGKVALAARPSAVHRWNRQVQARMERTVWNTGGCTSWYLDANGRNTTVWPGTTGEFRRETRSVDLAEYEVVRARERERVPAVAQAVGAAVVAAAAEPKPRRSRGGSAAAAAPSPAASPPDSRASRTSNADGAQAAEGVA; from the coding sequence ATGGGCGGGCGCGAGGGGCGCGAGCACGTACGAGTGGCGGTGATCGGGTCCGGATTCGGCGGACTCGGGGCCGCCGTGCGGCTGCGGCGCGAGGGGATCACGGACTTCGTCGTCCTCGAACGCGCCGACTCGGTCGGGGGGACCTGGCGGGACAACAGCTATCCGGGATGCGCCTGCGACGTCCCGTCGCACCTGTACTCCTTCTCCTTCGCGCCGAATCCGGACTGGCCGCGGACCTTCTCCGGGCAGCCCGCCATCCGGGCGTACCTGGAGCACGTCGCGGACACCTTCGGGCTGCGCCCGCACATCCGGCTCGATTCCGAGGTCCTGATGATGCGCTGGGACGCGGACGAGCTGCGCTGGGAGATCGAGACCGCGCAGGGCGGGCTGACCGCCGACGTGGTGGTCTCGGCGACCGGTCCGCTGTCCGAGCCGAAGCTGCCCGAGGTGCCGGGACTCGCCGGGTTCCCCGGCAAGGTCTTCCACTCCGCGCGCTGGGACCACGACTACGACCTCACCGGCAAGCGCGTCGCCATGATCGGTACGGGAGCCTCCGCGATCCAGATCGTGCCGGCCATCGCGCCCGACGTGGAGCGCCTGACCCTCTTCCAGCGGACCCCGCCGTGGGTGATGCCGCGCACCGACCGGGCGATCTCCGCGGTGGAGCGCTGGCTGCACCGGCAGCTGCCCTTCACCCGGGCCGCGCGCCGGGGGCTGCTGTGGGGCCTGCGGGAGCTCCAGGTGAGTGCCTTCACCAAGCGGCCGAACCAGCTCGGACTCGTCGAGGCGCTCGCCAAGGCCAACATGGCCCGGTCGATCAAGGACCCGGAGCTGCGCGCCAGGCTGACGCCCTCCTACCGGATCGGCTGCAAGCGGATCCTGCTCTCCAGCGAGTACTACCCGGCGCTGGCGCGGCCGGACGTGGACCTGGTCGCCTCCGGGCTGAAGGAGGTCCGGGGCTCGGTCCTGGTCGCCGCCGACGGGACCGAGGCCGAGGTCGACGCGATCATCTTCGGTACGGGCTTCCACGTCACGGACATGCCGATCGCCGACCGGGTGGTGGGCGCGGAGGGCAGGACCCTCGCGGAGGAGTGGAAGGACGGGATGCAGTCGCTGCGCGGGGCGACCGCGGCCGGCTTCCCCAACTGGATGACGATCATCGGCCCGAACACGGGGCTCGGGAACAGCTCGATGATCCTCATGATCGAGTCGCAGCTGAACTACATGGCCGACTACCTGCGCCAGCTGGGCATGCTGGGCGGGAAGGTCGCGCTCGCCGCGCGCCCCTCGGCCGTGCACCGGTGGAACCGGCAGGTGCAGGCCCGGATGGAGCGGACGGTGTGGAACACCGGCGGCTGCACCAGCTGGTACCTGGACGCGAACGGCCGCAACACCACCGTCTGGCCCGGTACGACGGGCGAGTTCCGCCGCGAGACGCGCAGCGTCGACCTGGCGGAGTACGAGGTCGTACGCGCCCGGGAGCGCGAGCGGGTCCCGGCTGTCGCCCAGGCTGTCGGCGCGGCTGTCGTCGCGGCCGCCGCCGAGCCGAAGCCGCGTCGCTCCCGCGGGGGCTCCGCGGCCGCCGCGGCGCCGTCGCCGGCGGCGTCGCCCCCGGACTCCCGCGCCTCCCGCACCTCGAACGCCGACGGGGCCCAGGCGGCGGAGGGCGTCGCGTGA
- a CDS encoding MerR family transcriptional regulator gives MAKEETQAKTVREYRTEELAEAAGIPVRTLRFYRERKLLPPPRREGRIAWYDDHHLARLRTIAALLERGHTLGGIAELTAAFENGRDVSQLGELLGIGWSEETPVRLTPEALADYFEGEVTPENLAASLDLGYLAVDGDAIVHVSRRLLDVSSALVREGVPLAAVLETGRRVREHADAMALLFTELISAHISPDALTRLRPLAKSVVEAELTMAMDRLLASGTDSGTDSGQTPSS, from the coding sequence GTGGCGAAGGAAGAGACGCAAGCGAAGACGGTGCGCGAGTACCGCACGGAGGAACTGGCCGAAGCGGCCGGCATCCCGGTCCGCACCCTGCGCTTCTACCGGGAGCGCAAACTGCTCCCACCGCCCCGCCGCGAGGGACGCATCGCCTGGTACGACGACCACCACCTGGCCCGGCTGCGCACCATCGCCGCCCTGCTGGAACGCGGTCACACCCTCGGCGGCATCGCCGAGCTCACCGCCGCCTTCGAGAACGGCCGCGACGTGAGCCAGCTCGGTGAGCTGCTCGGCATCGGCTGGTCCGAGGAGACCCCGGTCCGGCTCACCCCGGAGGCGCTCGCCGACTACTTCGAGGGCGAGGTCACCCCGGAGAACCTGGCGGCCTCCCTGGACCTCGGCTACCTCGCCGTCGACGGCGACGCGATCGTGCACGTCAGCCGCCGCCTGCTGGACGTCTCCTCGGCCCTGGTCCGCGAGGGCGTCCCCCTGGCGGCGGTCCTGGAGACCGGCCGCCGCGTCCGCGAGCACGCGGACGCGATGGCCCTGCTCTTCACCGAGCTCATATCGGCCCACATCTCACCGGACGCGCTCACCCGGCTGCGCCCGCTGGCGAAGAGCGTGGTCGAGGCCGAGCTGACGATGGCGATGGACCGCCTGCTGGCCTCCGGCACGGACTCCGGCACGGACTCCGGTCAGACGCCCAGCTCGTAG
- a CDS encoding LuxR C-terminal-related transcriptional regulator has product MCKGTDIGETDPITEGEGEGEGRESEICPEGLQYYADSLQGRPPAGPCPPCLLDLGLVRRLPDGTFAAIPPRLAAGARTDHLEQAIEEKRKALAAVRTSIARAQEVYLDSYHQGDTHAVRTVHGAGTINATISAAVGSCQEELLTVQPDGPRPQEVLDAALVNDLAALHRGVRQRTVYQHTVRSHPPTLAYVEQISRAGGEIRTLDEVFDRLIVCDRRIAFVPDPGARRSELALAIEHPGVVRYLVGIFEHAWQRAVPLRDVSGGRLPAALTDDVRRTILRHMVNGHTDEAIAARVGMSTRSVSHHMRWAADLFGSRSRAQLAYLIARSGFLDGGPSTDA; this is encoded by the coding sequence ATGTGTAAGGGAACGGACATAGGCGAAACGGACCCGATCACGGAGGGCGAGGGCGAGGGCGAGGGCCGCGAGAGCGAGATCTGCCCCGAAGGACTCCAGTACTACGCGGACTCCCTCCAGGGCCGGCCCCCCGCCGGACCGTGCCCGCCGTGCCTGCTCGACCTGGGACTCGTACGGCGGCTGCCCGACGGCACCTTCGCCGCCATCCCGCCCCGGCTCGCGGCCGGCGCACGCACGGACCACCTGGAACAGGCCATCGAGGAGAAGCGCAAAGCCCTGGCGGCCGTCCGCACCTCGATCGCCCGCGCCCAGGAGGTCTACCTGGACAGCTACCACCAGGGGGACACGCACGCGGTCCGCACCGTGCACGGCGCCGGCACCATCAACGCGACGATCTCCGCGGCCGTCGGCTCCTGCCAGGAGGAACTGCTGACCGTCCAGCCGGACGGCCCGCGCCCGCAGGAGGTTCTCGACGCGGCGCTGGTGAACGACCTGGCCGCCCTGCACCGCGGTGTCCGGCAGCGGACGGTCTACCAGCACACCGTCCGCTCCCACCCGCCCACGCTCGCCTACGTGGAGCAGATCTCCCGGGCGGGCGGCGAGATCCGCACCCTGGACGAGGTCTTCGACCGGCTGATCGTCTGCGACCGCAGGATCGCCTTCGTCCCCGACCCGGGGGCACGGCGCAGCGAGCTGGCGCTGGCCATCGAGCATCCGGGGGTCGTCCGCTACCTGGTCGGCATCTTCGAGCACGCCTGGCAGCGGGCCGTACCGCTGCGGGACGTCTCCGGAGGACGGCTGCCGGCCGCGCTCACCGACGACGTCCGCCGCACGATCCTGCGGCACATGGTCAACGGCCACACCGACGAGGCGATCGCCGCCCGCGTCGGCATGAGCACGCGCAGCGTCTCCCACCACATGCGCTGGGCCGCCGACCTCTTCGGCAGCCGCAGCCGCGCACAGCTCGCGTACCTCATCGCCCGGAGCGGCTTCCTCGACGGCGGCCCCTCGACCGACGCCTGA
- a CDS encoding MogA/MoaB family molybdenum cofactor biosynthesis protein: MVVTASNRASQGVYADKGGPLLAQALEQLGFTVDGPRVVPDGDPVEQALREGVAAGYDVILTTGGTGISPTDRTPDATARVLDYEIPGIPQAIRAEGLAKVPTAALSRGLAGVAGHTLIVNLPGSTGGVRDGLAVLSRVLPHAVDQIRGGDHPRPAAPSGSTL; encoded by the coding sequence CTGGTCGTGACGGCCTCGAACCGGGCCTCGCAGGGCGTGTACGCGGACAAGGGCGGCCCCCTGCTCGCGCAGGCCCTGGAGCAGCTCGGCTTCACGGTGGACGGCCCGCGGGTCGTCCCGGACGGCGACCCGGTGGAGCAGGCGCTGCGCGAGGGCGTGGCCGCCGGGTACGACGTCATCCTGACCACCGGCGGGACCGGAATCTCGCCGACCGACCGCACCCCGGACGCCACCGCGCGCGTGCTGGACTACGAGATCCCGGGCATCCCGCAGGCCATCCGTGCCGAGGGCCTGGCGAAGGTGCCGACCGCGGCCCTGTCCCGGGGCCTCGCGGGCGTGGCCGGGCACACCCTGATCGTCAACCTCCCCGGCTCGACGGGCGGGGTGCGCGACGGCCTCGCCGTCCTGTCCCGCGTCCTGCCGCACGCGGTCGACCAGATCAGGGGCGGCGACCACCCCAGACCGGCGGCGCCCTCCGGGAGCACGCTCTGA
- a CDS encoding exodeoxyribonuclease III, with protein MLTVTSVNVNGIRAAAKKGFGAWLGGSDADVVCLQEVRAEEGQIPEEVRTPEGWHTVFAPAAVKGRAGVALYTRRAPERVQVGFGSAEFDGSGRYLEIDLPGVTVASLYLPSGEAGTEKQDEKYRFMGEFLTYLAALKERAAADGREVVVCGDWNICHQEADLKNWKTNRKNAGFLPEEREWLGKVYAEAGYVDVMRELHPDTEGPYSWWSYRGRAFDNDAGWRIDLQVATPGLAAKAVKAFVERAETHPERWSDHAPVTVVYELGV; from the coding sequence ATGCTCACTGTGACCTCCGTGAATGTGAATGGGATCCGCGCCGCTGCCAAGAAGGGCTTCGGGGCCTGGCTCGGCGGATCCGACGCCGATGTGGTCTGCCTGCAAGAGGTGCGGGCCGAGGAGGGGCAGATTCCGGAGGAGGTCCGGACCCCCGAAGGCTGGCACACCGTCTTCGCGCCGGCCGCCGTCAAGGGGCGGGCCGGGGTCGCGCTCTACACGCGGCGCGCGCCCGAGCGGGTGCAGGTCGGATTCGGCAGTGCGGAGTTCGACGGCAGCGGGCGGTACCTGGAGATCGATCTGCCCGGTGTGACCGTGGCCAGCCTCTACCTGCCCTCGGGCGAGGCGGGGACGGAGAAGCAGGACGAGAAGTACCGGTTCATGGGGGAGTTCCTGACGTACCTGGCGGCGCTGAAGGAGCGGGCCGCCGCCGACGGCCGCGAGGTCGTCGTGTGCGGTGACTGGAACATCTGCCACCAGGAGGCCGACCTCAAGAACTGGAAGACGAACCGCAAGAACGCGGGCTTCCTCCCCGAGGAGCGGGAGTGGCTCGGCAAGGTGTACGCGGAGGCGGGCTACGTCGACGTGATGCGGGAGCTGCACCCCGACACCGAGGGGCCGTACTCCTGGTGGTCCTACCGCGGGCGGGCCTTCGACAACGACGCCGGCTGGCGGATCGACCTCCAGGTGGCGACCCCGGGGCTGGCGGCGAAGGCCGTGAAGGCCTTCGTGGAGCGGGCCGAGACGCACCCCGAGCGCTGGTCCGACCATGCGCCGGTGACCGTCGTCTACGAGCTGGGCGTCTGA